GCTTGATGGTGAGCAGCTCGATGTCGAGCAGGTTCACCTGGATGTCGCCGACGATGACGATGCCCTTGTCCAGCACGCGCTCGAGGATGTCGGCGAGGTTGGCGCCCTCCTGCTGCCGCGCGGGGGGCGCCGAGCGCTGCTGGCCGTACCAGGCGGGCGCCCGCCCGGCACCGCCTCGGGAGTCGTCGCGGTCGTGGCCGGTCATCGTCCGTCGCCTCGCCCTCTGGCATAGCGGTCAACCCGGCGGTAGGAGAGCAGGTCACCGTCGTGGTCCAGTTCCGCCTGGTACACCGCGAGGATGTCCGCGGTGTCCGGGACCCGGCGGCTCTCCACGACCTCGACCCCCACCAGCCATCCCTCGTCCCCGCGCTCGATGGACGTCACTCCCTCGATCTGCCTGCCCGTCAGCTCGTACACGTGGCGGACCGCCAAGTGCGCCGCTTCGGCCGCCTTCAGCGATCGCCTCCTCTCCGCGGGAGCTCGCTCCCGCTCCGCACCGCTCGCTTCCGCCTGGGTGCGCTGCGGTGCGTCCGCACCGCGGCCGCCGGCCCGTTCCGCGGGCTGCTCCTCCGATCGCGGTGGCCTCCTGCCGCGCCGCTCCGCCGGTGGCTCGCGGCCCCGGGCACCATCGCTGCGCGGCGTGGCCATCGCCGATCACGCTTCCCCTGCGTCACGCCGCCGCTGCGCTTCGAAGAGCCGGGCGAGCAGGTGGTCGTGCAGGTCGTCCCGCTCCTGCTCGGTCAGCTCCCCGGCCTCGTAGGCGTCGTCGACGTCGGCCATCTGGCTCTGGATGATGGCCGGGTCGTAGTACTGCTTCTCCGCGTGCTGCTTGACCTGTTCGACCACCCACGCCGCACCGCGGACCGGGGCCAGCGGGAGCGTGAGCAGACCGGTGATGAGCCCCATGTCAGCTCTCCGGCATGAAGTCGTAGGGAGCGAGCGGACCGAGCAGTCGCAGGTTGATCCGCCCGGCCCACCGCTGTCCGAGGTCTTCCACGGCCTGCTCGAAGTCGCCCGTCACCTCGCGGCCGACGAGGAAGGCCACGTGCACGGCGTCGTCCTCGCCCGCGACGTCGTGCCGGTTGGAGGCGACGGCCACCGCTTCCAGCGCCCGGACCATCTCCTCCGCGTCGGCTTCGCGCTTCTGCACCACCGCGTTGTTGACCAGTTCTCCCAGCCGCATCCGCTCCGCGTAGCCCGCCTCCTCGGGCAGGCCGCGAACGGTCTCGCGCAGCTGCTGGATCTCCGGGTCCTCGGCCACGATCTCGCGGATGTGCGCGCTCTCGGCGTACTTGCCCCGGATCGTGAACTGCACCAGGCCAGCCAGCTCGGCGAGCATCTCCTCGAAGCGGTCGTGGTGCGGGGCCAGGAGCTCGTCCACGACGGCTTCCTTGGTCTTGAGCACGGACCCGAAGCGGATGGGGATCACGGTCGCGTCCGCTGCGAGGGTGTCGAGCACCTGTTGGTGCGCCATCAGGTCCTGGCGCTTGCCGAGCGGGCGGGCGAGCGGCAGTTCGCTGATCACGGCCGAGACGTTCCCGTGGGTGGCGAGCTCGACCTTCACGTCGTCGTCACCGACCGCGGGCAGGCCGTCCGGGAGCTCCTCCTGGTGGCCCAGGATCCCGTAGACGTAGAACCCGCGGTCCACCTGACCCTCGTCCGCGACCTGGTCACCTCGTACTGCGTTCGTGGACATCATTCACGCTCCCGACTGCGCGAGGACTCCCGTCTGCGGGCCGTCTGCTTCTCCCGCCGCTCCTCCGCCTCGTCGCGGAACTCGTCGAACTTGTCCTTGGCGGCGTCGATCATCCCCTTGGTCTTGCCCTCCGCACCGCTCTGCGTGGTGCCCTCCACCAGCTCCGTGAGGTCCTTGCCGCCCTTGGCTTCCA
This region of Saccharopolyspora hordei genomic DNA includes:
- a CDS encoding gas vesicle protein GvpG, whose translation is MGLITGLLTLPLAPVRGAAWVVEQVKQHAEKQYYDPAIIQSQMADVDDAYEAGELTEQERDDLHDHLLARLFEAQRRRDAGEA
- a CDS encoding GvpL/GvpF family gas vesicle protein, giving the protein MMSTNAVRGDQVADEGQVDRGFYVYGILGHQEELPDGLPAVGDDDVKVELATHGNVSAVISELPLARPLGKRQDLMAHQQVLDTLAADATVIPIRFGSVLKTKEAVVDELLAPHHDRFEEMLAELAGLVQFTIRGKYAESAHIREIVAEDPEIQQLRETVRGLPEEAGYAERMRLGELVNNAVVQKREADAEEMVRALEAVAVASNRHDVAGEDDAVHVAFLVGREVTGDFEQAVEDLGQRWAGRINLRLLGPLAPYDFMPES
- a CDS encoding gas vesicle protein gives rise to the protein MATPRSDGARGREPPAERRGRRPPRSEEQPAERAGGRGADAPQRTQAEASGAERERAPAERRRSLKAAEAAHLAVRHVYELTGRQIEGVTSIERGDEGWLVGVEVVESRRVPDTADILAVYQAELDHDGDLLSYRRVDRYARGRGDGR